Within Immundisolibacter sp., the genomic segment CAGGCGATGTCCTGAATGCGCATGGGGGCCTCCGTGCTACGAGAAGGAATGGTGCTGACCGTACGATCGGCGCAAGTGGCCATGATAGGCCACCTCGCGCCCGCTTTCGAGAAATCCGGGCGGACTTCAGGTCAAGGCTTTCAAGGCACCTCAGCCGCGACGCCGTTCTGGTAACTGGCGACAGCCTCGCGCAGACGTGACCGGCCGCGATGCAGGAGGACCCGCGCGTTGGCCTGTGTCACGCCGAGCACCGCGCACAAGGCATCCATGTCCAGCCCCTCGACATCGCGCAGCGTCACGGCACTGCGCTGCGGCGGCGGCAGTTGTTCCAGCGCCTGCTGGAGCACCCCACGCAACTGCTCGCCCGCGAGCAGGGCTTCGGGTGTTTCCTCGTGCCAGGGCTGCGGCGGCGCCTGCCAGTGGCCCCGGTTGTCGAAGCGATCTGCTGGCTGTGCCAGCACGTCGTCGTCCCAGCCATCGCCAATCAACAACTCGCGCCCGCTGCGGCGCAAACGCGACAAGGCCGTGTGGCGCACGATGGTCAGCAGCCAGGTCTTCAGGCTCGCCCGCGCCTCGAAACCCGAAAGACCCCGCAGCACGGCGACCCAGGTGTCCTGCACGACTTCCTCGGCGCTGCCCCAATCCAGCATGGCACGCGCCAGGCGCAGCATGCTCGGCTGGTAACTCGCTACGGCCTGGCGATAGGCCTGCTGATCGCCCGCCAGCAGGCGGCGTATCAGCTCCGCCTCGGTATGTTTGTCTAGCGGCACGGCTTATCGGTTCGGGGCTGTCAACAATGAGCCTGGGCACTGTAACAAAGCACCCGCTCGGGCGTTCAATGCACAGCTGCCCATTTGCTGGGCGGCCTGTTCGTAATTGAAGTTACTGAACGTGAACCAACAGGAGACCGACCATGCGTGACCACAACACCCTCGCCCGCAGTGCCGTCGCCGCCTTGCTGGCGCTAGGCCTTGCCGGCGGCGCGGCCAGCGTCGCCGCCGCCGATATGGAAAAGTGCTACGGCGTTGCCAAGGCAGGCAAGAATGACTGCCAGACCGCCAACTCGTCCTGCGCCGGTACCGCCAAGGAAGACCGCATGGCGGATGCCTTCATCGCCCTGCCCAAGGGCAGCTGCGACAAGATCGCCGGCGGCACAACCAAGGCCCCCGGCCAATAAGGCGATGGGACGCAGTCCCGGCGCCAGCGTATGCCCGATGCCGGCAGCAGCCGGCATCGGGCTGCGGCCCGCGCACTATCGGGAACTGCTCACGCAGCGTCCGGCGCTGGCCTTTGTCGAGGTCCACAGCGAGAACTATTTCGGCGCCGGTGGCCCACCGCTGCATTACCTGGAGCAGGCCCGTGACCTGTATCCGCTGAGCCTGCACGGGGTTGGCCTGTCCCTGGGCTCGGCCACGCCTTTCACCGAGCACCTGCGCCACCTGAAACGCCTGATCGGCCGCTTTTCACCG encodes:
- a CDS encoding DUF2282 domain-containing protein: MRDHNTLARSAVAALLALGLAGGAASVAAADMEKCYGVAKAGKNDCQTANSSCAGTAKEDRMADAFIALPKGSCDKIAGGTTKAPGQ
- a CDS encoding RNA polymerase sigma factor, with the protein product MPLDKHTEAELIRRLLAGDQQAYRQAVASYQPSMLRLARAMLDWGSAEEVVQDTWVAVLRGLSGFEARASLKTWLLTIVRHTALSRLRRSGRELLIGDGWDDDVLAQPADRFDNRGHWQAPPQPWHEETPEALLAGEQLRGVLQQALEQLPPPQRSAVTLRDVEGLDMDALCAVLGVTQANARVLLHRGRSRLREAVASYQNGVAAEVP